GGCCATGTTTCAGAAGGTCGGTGAAATTGGTAGATGGCACGGTGGTATCATACCATTGTGTGGTACCGGCTTTTCTGAATTGCCAACCTTCATTGATACTTAAAACATTACGAAAGTTTGCCCTTGCGCTCTTTTTATCCGTTACTTTTAAAGCCACTTCGTTATTTGTTTAGTAGGTGTATGCTCACGTTTTTAACTGTTTACAGCAGGTGAGTCTAATAATTTTGATAATTCGGGGGTTTTGACTGCGTAGGTAAAGCCTTTGTGAATGCTGTACGCTCCATAGGTACCGTCTTTGCGTAGTGCCAAAAAGCCGACCTGTATGTTGGCGATATCCTTTTCGTTTTTCACAATACGCTTCACCACTTCCTTGCAAGCCTCCGCCGGCCCATAGCCGTGGCGCATCAGTTCAACTACCATAGCACTTCCGGCTGACCTGATCACGGTTTCGCCAAGGCCTGTCGCGCATGCCCCGCCGATTTCGTTGTCTACAAAAAGCCCTGCACCTATGATCGGTGAGTCGCCCACCCTGCCGTGCATTTTCCAGGCTGCACCGCTGGTAGTGCAGGCTCCCGAAATATCACCATTATGGTCCATGGCCAGCAAGCCGATGGTATCATGGTTTTCGATGTTGATCACAGGTTTGTATTCCGAGGTTTTGAGCCATTCTTTATAGTCTTTGGCTGTTTTCTCCGTCAATAAATTTTCCGGCTTAAATCCTTGGGCGAGGGCAAATTGTTTGGCGCCTTCTCCTACGATCATAACGTGCGGCGTTTCTTCCATCACTTTACGCGCTACGGCCACCGGGTTTTTGATATCCTGTAAAAAGGCCACAGCACCACATCCGTCTTTACTCATGACACAGGCGTCAAGGGTAACGATGCCATCTCTGTCCGGGAAGCCTCCAATGCCTACCGTTTGATTTTCAGGATCATTTTCTACGATCATCACACCTTTTTCCGCCGCGTCCAGGGCGTTGCCTTTCTTTTCCAGCACCTTCCAGGCCTCATCATTGGCCATCAGGCCGTGATTCCAGGTGGATATTACAACAGGGCCTTTGGCAGATATTCGCGAAGCAGGAAGCACCTTCCCGAAAAGGCTCTGGGAAATGCCCCATGCCGGCAGGCTAAGGGATGCTATTTTAAGGATGTCTCTTCTCTTCATGTGTGTGGTTTTTGTGGCTTCTAATAAAAATATCTTTTAAATGCCTCTATGGCTTCATACTCCGGCAAGCCGAGCCTGTCGTATTCGTGGGCGGTTTCCCTGTTCCGCTGCTCGGCACGCTGCCAGAATTCACGGCTGTCGGCACCTGGGAACAGTGGCCTGTCTTTCTGGGACTGGTGCTTAAAAATG
This region of Fulvivirga ulvae genomic DNA includes:
- a CDS encoding isoaspartyl peptidase/L-asparaginase family protein encodes the protein MKRRDILKIASLSLPAWGISQSLFGKVLPASRISAKGPVVISTWNHGLMANDEAWKVLEKKGNALDAAEKGVMIVENDPENQTVGIGGFPDRDGIVTLDACVMSKDGCGAVAFLQDIKNPVAVARKVMEETPHVMIVGEGAKQFALAQGFKPENLLTEKTAKDYKEWLKTSEYKPVINIENHDTIGLLAMDHNGDISGACTTSGAAWKMHGRVGDSPIIGAGLFVDNEIGGACATGLGETVIRSAGSAMVVELMRHGYGPAEACKEVVKRIVKNEKDIANIQVGFLALRKDGTYGAYSIHKGFTYAVKTPELSKLLDSPAVNS